Proteins found in one archaeon genomic segment:
- a CDS encoding class I SAM-dependent methyltransferase, which yields MNYTEPYIPTPQDIIPKMLALASVKPDEVVFDLGSGDGRMVITAARDFRAKVVGVETRKRLVEECRRRARELGLSDRVTISRRNFKKVSLRKADVLALYLSSYILNLMAPKFLKELRPGARIVNFDYQIPGWTPAREIEVTPKGWKKSHPIYLYVM from the coding sequence TTGAACTACACCGAGCCGTACATCCCAACCCCTCAGGACATCATACCGAAGATGCTCGCCCTTGCGTCCGTGAAGCCTGACGAGGTGGTGTTCGACCTGGGGTCGGGCGACGGCAGGATGGTGATCACGGCGGCCAGAGACTTTCGAGCCAAGGTGGTCGGAGTTGAGACGCGGAAGCGCCTGGTGGAAGAATGCAGAAGGAGGGCGAGGGAGTTGGGACTCTCCGACCGAGTCACGATATCTCGCAGGAACTTCAAGAAGGTGAGCTTGAGGAAGGCGGATGTCCTCGCGCTTTACCTGTCCAGCTACATCCTGAACTTGATGGCGCCGAAGTTCTTGAAGGAACTCAGGCCCGGGGCCAGGATTGTGAATTTCGACTACCAGATTCCAGGTTGGACTCCCGCACGCGAAATCGAAGTAACGCCCAAAGGGTGGAAGAAGTCGCACCCCATCTACCTCTACGTCATGTAA
- a CDS encoding alanyl-tRNA editing protein, giving the protein MSSEEERTHTALHVVKGAVQKVLGATLTTSVYVSGSHGRLTVRFDRKPSPEEMERVEEAANRKVDEGVEVVEFEMEREEAQMHFGEQIYDEFPVPEGITMLRLVRIPDWNVNCCNEKHVDSTAAVGRVRLGAARYRNAKGEVEVEFDLVE; this is encoded by the coding sequence TTGAGCTCGGAAGAGGAGAGGACGCACACTGCCCTGCACGTAGTGAAGGGCGCGGTCCAGAAGGTCTTGGGGGCGACCCTGACCACTTCGGTGTACGTCTCGGGGAGTCACGGCAGGCTGACGGTCAGGTTCGACAGGAAGCCGAGCCCCGAGGAGATGGAGAGGGTGGAGGAGGCGGCCAACAGGAAGGTGGACGAGGGGGTCGAGGTCGTTGAGTTCGAGATGGAGAGGGAAGAGGCGCAGATGCACTTTGGGGAGCAGATCTATGACGAATTCCCGGTGCCCGAGGGGATCACGATGTTGAGACTGGTGAGGATTCCTGACTGGAACGTCAACTGCTGCAACGAGAAGCATGTGGACAGCACAGCTGCGGTGGGACGGGTGCGATTGGGCGCTGCGAGGTACAGGAACGCGAAGGGAGAGGTTGAGGTGGAGTTTGACCTCGTCGAGTGA
- a CDS encoding NAD(P)/FAD-dependent oxidoreductase, which yields MKVAVVGTGVAGAYLLNRMPAEHKVEAFEMRAQKNWYTVCAWGTSEPFISDLVKEAGFNFGDYVLHRGTKMRVDLGDEELEIKLKGLVTYDKHRLTHDMLEGKEVHWGEQVKGVGERFDGFDMVVDATGLQRALLPKVEDDLVIPSLEYQVKSKELPYDDFVIKPYPGLSGYWWFFPLGDGTAHVGAGDLRGRYRGELDEFVRKYKCEVVRKIGRPVRVTPPKYCEPFFDGKAIGVGESIGTVYPMLGEGIIPSMQCVNLFVEHLGNREEYRRAVLEKFEVYSKVYRFIRAKVEDRFSLMSMWPTLLSIFLYMRGNERRYGLETRLSDFFKIATRL from the coding sequence ATGAAAGTCGCGGTCGTCGGAACGGGCGTAGCCGGGGCTTACTTGCTCAACAGGATGCCGGCCGAGCACAAGGTGGAGGCCTTCGAGATGAGGGCTCAGAAGAACTGGTACACAGTCTGCGCCTGGGGGACCAGCGAGCCGTTCATCTCCGACTTGGTCAAAGAGGCGGGGTTCAACTTCGGAGACTACGTCCTGCACAGGGGGACGAAGATGCGCGTGGACTTGGGGGACGAGGAGTTGGAGATCAAGCTCAAGGGACTGGTCACGTACGACAAGCACAGGCTGACGCACGACATGCTCGAGGGGAAGGAGGTCCACTGGGGTGAACAGGTCAAGGGAGTGGGTGAGAGGTTCGACGGCTTCGACATGGTGGTGGACGCGACCGGGCTCCAGAGGGCCCTGCTGCCGAAGGTCGAGGACGACCTGGTGATACCGTCGCTCGAGTACCAAGTCAAGTCAAAGGAGCTGCCGTACGACGACTTTGTGATCAAGCCGTACCCCGGGCTTTCTGGCTACTGGTGGTTTTTTCCGTTGGGTGACGGGACGGCGCACGTGGGGGCGGGGGACCTCAGGGGGAGGTACAGGGGCGAGCTGGACGAGTTCGTGAGGAAGTACAAGTGCGAGGTGGTCAGAAAGATAGGGAGGCCGGTCAGGGTTACGCCTCCGAAGTATTGCGAGCCCTTCTTTGACGGGAAGGCGATAGGAGTAGGAGAGAGCATAGGGACGGTCTATCCGATGCTGGGGGAAGGGATCATCCCGAGCATGCAGTGCGTCAACCTGTTTGTGGAGCACCTCGGGAACAGGGAGGAATACAGGAGGGCAGTCCTGGAGAAGTTCGAGGTCTACTCGAAAGTGTACAGGTTCATCAGGGCGAAGGTCGAGGACAGGTTCAGCCTGATGTCGATGTGGCCGACTCTGCTCTCCATCTTCCTGTACATGAGAGGGAACGAGAGGAGATACGGCCTGGAGACCCGCCTCTCGGACTTCTTCAAGATCGCGACGAGGCTGTAG
- a CDS encoding citrate synthase (catalyzes the formation of citrate from acetyl-CoA and oxaloacetate), translated as MTLQTKGLEDVVAGQSSICFIDGQEGRLLYRGFDIEDLAGRSNYEETAYLLWNGHLPTSPELRTFTSELSSKRPIPREVSQILTTLPRNCDAMDALRVGVAALGIFDDPMYTQHERAMSIASKVGTVVAAIHRHKHDQDIIPPRDDLSFSSNFLYMVTGEEPSAADARLMDVLLILHADHELNASTFTARVIASTLSDVYSAVTGAVGALKGPLHGGANEKVVEMTAEIGTPDKAEAYVSSKLGSKQKITGFGHRVYKTMDPRAKILKDMAHRFTKTEKEKEALQILEKVESMMKAEKHLYPNVDLYSGLALNHIGVPSYLFTPVFAVGRAPGWLAHVLEQYADNRIIRPRAEYIGPPRSRYVPIDKRTAAEAKH; from the coding sequence ATGACCCTCCAGACAAAGGGCCTCGAGGACGTGGTCGCCGGACAGAGCTCCATCTGCTTCATCGACGGGCAGGAGGGGCGCCTCCTCTACAGGGGATTCGACATCGAGGACCTCGCCGGTCGCTCGAACTACGAAGAGACCGCCTACCTCCTGTGGAACGGACACCTTCCCACCTCGCCTGAGCTGCGGACCTTCACTTCCGAGCTTTCATCCAAGCGTCCTATCCCGAGGGAGGTCTCCCAGATCCTCACCACGCTTCCGCGGAACTGCGACGCAATGGACGCCCTGCGCGTCGGGGTCGCCGCCTTGGGGATATTCGACGACCCGATGTACACCCAGCACGAGCGCGCGATGTCCATCGCTTCAAAGGTCGGAACGGTCGTCGCTGCAATCCACCGCCACAAGCACGACCAGGACATCATACCTCCCCGCGACGACCTGAGCTTCTCCTCGAACTTCCTCTACATGGTCACCGGCGAGGAGCCGAGCGCGGCCGACGCCCGCCTGATGGATGTCCTCCTGATCCTCCACGCTGACCACGAGCTGAACGCCTCAACCTTCACCGCACGCGTCATCGCCTCCACCCTCTCCGACGTCTACTCGGCCGTAACCGGGGCCGTCGGGGCTCTCAAGGGTCCCCTCCACGGCGGGGCCAACGAGAAGGTCGTCGAGATGACAGCTGAAATCGGGACCCCCGACAAGGCAGAGGCGTACGTCTCCTCCAAGCTCGGGTCCAAGCAGAAGATCACCGGCTTTGGGCACCGGGTCTACAAGACGATGGACCCCCGCGCGAAGATCCTGAAGGACATGGCGCACAGGTTCACGAAGACCGAGAAGGAGAAGGAGGCCCTCCAGATCCTTGAGAAGGTCGAGTCGATGATGAAGGCCGAAAAGCACCTTTACCCCAACGTCGACCTGTACTCTGGGCTGGCGCTCAACCACATCGGAGTCCCCTCCTACCTCTTCACCCCCGTCTTCGCCGTCGGCAGGGCCCCCGGGTGGCTCGCGCACGTCCTCGAACAGTACGCCGACAATCGTATCATCCGCCCCAGGGCCGAGTACATCGGTCCCCCGCGCTCGAGATATGTCCCAATCGATAAGCGGACCGCAGCGGAGGCCAAGCATTGA
- a CDS encoding CBS domain-containing protein, with product MRVEALIRRSPVTISASATIRQAAEVFAREKIGLLVVASTVSPVKAEAVISERDVVRAVAKGTPLSAQLEGISTKKLVSVKRSDQPSKAVRLMMEMGIRHLVVENDDGTLFGVLSIRDFFRENKLLQAFLKDEAEEVHGID from the coding sequence TTGAGGGTCGAGGCTCTCATCCGCAGGAGCCCCGTCACGATCAGCGCGAGCGCGACCATCCGCCAGGCCGCCGAAGTCTTCGCCCGGGAGAAGATCGGACTTCTCGTGGTCGCCTCCACCGTAAGCCCGGTCAAGGCCGAGGCTGTGATCTCTGAGCGCGACGTGGTCCGCGCGGTCGCCAAAGGGACCCCGTTGTCCGCCCAGCTCGAAGGGATCTCCACGAAGAAGCTCGTAAGCGTCAAGCGCTCCGACCAGCCCTCTAAGGCGGTGCGGCTCATGATGGAGATGGGCATCCGCCACCTGGTAGTCGAGAACGACGACGGGACACTGTTCGGGGTGCTCTCCATCCGAGACTTCTTCCGCGAAAACAAACTCCTCCAGGCCTTTCTGAAGGACGAGGCCGAGGAGGTCCACGGCATAGACTAG
- a CDS encoding NADH-quinone oxidoreductase subunit A: MPLFGDIGTVFLMGLVGVVFTLPVVLLPRLFAPRRPNPIKNAPFECGQVPVGAGKMHYMMQYYAYLLIFIVFDVLSMFLYAWAAAYKPLALGLTSSWLVTLFIGMLFVPMGFALVLAGRRELW, encoded by the coding sequence ATGCCTCTCTTCGGGGACATCGGCACCGTCTTCCTGATGGGCCTAGTAGGAGTCGTGTTCACCCTCCCTGTAGTCCTCCTGCCTCGCCTCTTCGCCCCCCGCCGCCCCAATCCGATCAAGAACGCTCCCTTCGAGTGCGGCCAGGTCCCGGTCGGAGCCGGCAAGATGCACTACATGATGCAATACTACGCCTACCTCCTGATCTTCATAGTCTTCGACGTCCTCTCGATGTTCCTCTACGCCTGGGCCGCAGCCTACAAGCCCCTCGCCCTCGGCCTCACCTCGAGCTGGCTCGTTACGCTCTTCATTGGAATGCTCTTCGTCCCCATGGGCTTCGCCCTTGTGCTGGCGGGGAGGCGCGAGCTTTGGTAG
- a CDS encoding NADH-quinone oxidoreductase subunit C: MPPAPPKPEPVRAKDLASKIVAKFPATKVDWMRERRLKVTTTSDKIKELSLFARDSLGFDHISTVSGVDWIGKNELEVVYFVGSLQVGWTDFVLCLAERIPRDNPVVPTLIDIWVGVDYNERETHEMFGINFQGHPNQSHLFLPEDWNDLPPLRKDYISPGR, from the coding sequence ATGCCCCCGGCCCCGCCCAAGCCCGAGCCAGTGCGTGCCAAGGACCTGGCCTCAAAGATTGTCGCAAAGTTCCCGGCCACAAAGGTCGACTGGATGAGGGAGCGACGCCTCAAAGTCACTACGACTTCGGACAAGATCAAGGAACTCTCCCTTTTCGCCCGCGATTCCCTCGGCTTCGACCACATCAGCACAGTCAGCGGTGTCGACTGGATCGGAAAGAACGAGCTCGAAGTGGTCTACTTCGTCGGCTCCCTCCAGGTCGGCTGGACGGACTTCGTCCTCTGCCTCGCCGAGCGAATCCCACGCGACAACCCCGTCGTCCCCACCCTCATCGACATCTGGGTCGGCGTAGACTACAACGAGAGAGAGACGCACGAGATGTTCGGGATAAACTTCCAAGGGCACCCCAACCAGTCGCACCTGTTCCTCCCCGAGGACTGGAACGACCTACCTCCTCTTCGCAAGGACTATATCTCGCCGGGGCGATGA
- a CDS encoding NADH-quinone oxidoreductase subunit D — protein MAVSLGPQHPGAGHFRIKLWLDGDYLVRSEPDPGYVHRGEEKMGEYRNYIQNIPHLERPVILDSSNILLPYSLGVDELMNNNVPVRAQYLRVIMSEANRIISHMYFLGIMGIFVGHSTMIEWAMGDRDFWIDFAERIGGARVTFAYIIPGGVRNDMPSFAVDKGLQTCDWFDKRMDEYEKIFLNNPIFKQRSEGIGVLSPADATALGATGTVLRASGIRHDLRRDEPYCVYPELDFEIPTLKSGDSWARAYVALLEMRESVKIIRQALKKIPPGPVRLKLGPQPRVPAGEVYSRTEAARGEMSYHLISDGTPRPYRLKISTPSLKNLRVLPHVLKNAHVADIPVIYWGLNLWPVEFDR, from the coding sequence ATGGCCGTGTCGCTGGGCCCCCAACACCCAGGCGCAGGCCACTTCCGAATCAAGCTCTGGCTGGATGGCGACTATCTGGTCAGGTCCGAGCCCGACCCAGGATACGTCCACCGGGGAGAGGAGAAGATGGGCGAATACAGGAACTACATACAGAACATCCCGCACCTGGAGCGCCCGGTAATCCTCGACAGCTCCAACATCCTCCTACCATACTCCCTGGGCGTGGACGAGCTCATGAACAACAACGTCCCTGTGCGTGCGCAGTACCTACGGGTCATAATGTCCGAGGCCAACCGCATCATCTCCCACATGTACTTTCTCGGGATCATGGGGATCTTCGTCGGCCACTCGACCATGATCGAATGGGCGATGGGAGACCGGGACTTTTGGATCGACTTTGCGGAGCGCATCGGGGGTGCCAGGGTCACCTTCGCCTACATCATCCCCGGCGGGGTAAGGAACGACATGCCGTCCTTCGCGGTGGACAAGGGCCTCCAGACCTGCGACTGGTTCGACAAGCGTATGGACGAGTACGAGAAGATCTTCCTGAACAACCCCATCTTCAAGCAGCGCTCGGAGGGCATCGGGGTCCTCTCCCCCGCCGATGCGACCGCTCTCGGCGCGACGGGCACAGTCCTCAGGGCCTCGGGCATCAGGCACGACCTCCGCCGGGACGAACCGTACTGCGTCTACCCCGAGCTGGACTTTGAGATACCCACCCTCAAGTCAGGCGACTCTTGGGCCCGCGCCTACGTGGCTCTTCTCGAGATGCGCGAGTCGGTCAAGATAATCCGCCAGGCGCTCAAGAAGATCCCGCCGGGCCCGGTCCGCCTCAAGCTGGGCCCGCAGCCCCGCGTCCCGGCGGGAGAAGTGTACTCGCGCACCGAGGCAGCGCGCGGAGAGATGAGCTACCACCTCATCAGCGATGGGACCCCCAGGCCGTACAGGCTGAAGATTTCCACCCCGAGTCTCAAGAACCTGAGGGTGCTCCCGCACGTGCTGAAGAATGCGCACGTGGCGGACATACCTGTCATCTATTGGGGCCTCAATCTTTGGCCCGTCGAATTTGACCGATGA
- a CDS encoding MscL family protein — MLAELKKIRELLTPAPGPAAAKGLSAEFKAFLEQYKVLGLAVAFILGIYLGNLVKALVTDLVLPIVALALPPGTDINTYMVGPFGVGDFANNVLTFIIVALVIFIIVKIAKRYKIG, encoded by the coding sequence ATGCTCGCCGAGCTCAAGAAGATCCGCGAGCTTCTGACTCCCGCGCCAGGTCCCGCAGCCGCAAAGGGCCTGTCAGCCGAGTTCAAGGCCTTCCTAGAACAGTACAAAGTCCTCGGGCTGGCCGTCGCCTTCATCCTGGGCATCTACCTGGGCAACCTGGTCAAGGCCCTGGTGACCGACCTGGTCCTCCCAATCGTGGCGCTCGCCCTCCCGCCTGGCACTGACATCAACACCTACATGGTCGGGCCCTTCGGAGTGGGGGACTTCGCCAACAACGTACTCACCTTCATCATCGTGGCCCTCGTGATCTTCATCATAGTGAAGATCGCCAAGAGATACAAGATCGGCTGA